In Sporichthya polymorpha DSM 43042, a genomic segment contains:
- the mtrB gene encoding MtrAB system histidine kinase MtrB, producing MYGTAAAAGALRRIWAGVRLGIRRVLRAWRRSLLFRVVAGTLVLSVLVLVLVGQLVLTGVRDGLVDAKVATSLARAEVGFESARTQLTSEQASSADVGQLLTQVVTDLRNQAGRTDLYEIVLMPPPATDTSTPAGRGLRTTNINVNTIPDELVQALSERPEQTISRFVALCYGEPGEPCPEPGRDAGPGLAVGKQLRLGTGSYQLYFVFPLTEEAETISLVRGRLILGGAAMTLLLAAIAYLVARSVVRPVQSAAKVAERLAAGRLAERMTEKGEDELARLASSFNEMASALARQIRQLEDLSRLQRRFVSDVSHELRTPLTTIRMAADVLHSAREDFAPPVARSAELMHTQVERFEAMLTELLEISRFDAGAAVLEPDPVDLRDVVRRVVEAVEPIATEQYSTRFRLDLPDTECIAEVDTRRIERIVRNLLFNALEHGEGRDVLVRVAADETAVALAVRDYGVGLRPGEASLAFNRFWRADPSRARRSGGTGLGLSISREDARLHGGWLQAWGEPRAGAQFRLTVPRIAGTVLTTSPLPLEPPDRHVVPPLSPAPGAETGEDLQRAGRGPDV from the coding sequence ATGTACGGGACGGCCGCGGCGGCCGGAGCTCTGCGACGGATCTGGGCCGGCGTCCGCCTGGGGATCCGCCGGGTGCTGCGCGCCTGGCGCCGCTCCCTGCTGTTCCGGGTCGTGGCGGGGACGCTCGTCCTCTCGGTGCTGGTGCTCGTCCTCGTCGGGCAGCTGGTCCTCACCGGCGTCCGCGACGGTCTCGTCGACGCGAAGGTCGCGACCTCGCTCGCCCGCGCCGAGGTCGGCTTCGAGAGCGCCCGCACACAGCTGACCAGCGAGCAGGCGAGCTCGGCCGACGTCGGGCAGCTGCTCACCCAGGTCGTCACCGACCTGCGCAACCAGGCGGGGCGCACCGACCTCTACGAGATCGTCCTGATGCCCCCGCCCGCGACCGACACCTCGACCCCGGCCGGGCGTGGCCTGCGGACTACGAACATCAACGTGAACACGATCCCCGACGAGCTGGTCCAGGCGCTGTCCGAGCGCCCGGAGCAGACGATCTCCCGCTTCGTCGCGCTCTGCTACGGCGAGCCGGGGGAGCCGTGCCCGGAGCCCGGCCGCGACGCCGGGCCGGGTCTCGCGGTCGGCAAGCAGCTGCGCCTGGGCACCGGGTCGTACCAGCTGTACTTCGTCTTCCCGCTCACCGAGGAGGCCGAGACGATCAGCCTCGTCCGCGGCCGCCTCATCCTCGGCGGCGCGGCGATGACGCTGCTGCTGGCCGCGATCGCCTACCTCGTCGCGCGGAGCGTCGTGCGGCCGGTGCAGTCGGCCGCGAAGGTCGCCGAGCGCCTGGCGGCCGGTCGTCTGGCCGAGCGGATGACCGAGAAGGGCGAGGACGAGCTCGCCCGCCTCGCGTCCTCGTTCAACGAGATGGCCTCCGCGCTCGCCCGGCAGATCCGTCAGCTCGAGGACCTCTCCCGCCTCCAGCGCCGCTTCGTCTCCGACGTCTCGCACGAGCTGCGGACGCCGCTGACGACGATCCGCATGGCCGCGGACGTCCTGCACTCCGCGCGGGAGGACTTCGCGCCGCCCGTCGCCCGGTCGGCGGAACTGATGCACACTCAGGTCGAGCGGTTCGAGGCGATGCTCACGGAGCTGCTGGAGATCAGCCGCTTCGACGCCGGGGCCGCGGTGCTCGAACCCGACCCGGTCGACCTGCGCGACGTGGTGCGCCGTGTCGTCGAGGCCGTCGAGCCGATCGCCACCGAGCAGTACTCGACGCGTTTCCGCCTCGACCTGCCCGACACCGAGTGCATCGCCGAGGTCGACACCCGCCGGATCGAGCGCATCGTCCGCAACCTGCTCTTCAACGCGCTCGAGCACGGGGAGGGGCGCGACGTCCTCGTCCGGGTCGCGGCCGACGAGACCGCCGTCGCGCTCGCGGTGCGCGACTACGGCGTCGGGCTGCGGCCGGGGGAGGCGTCGCTCGCGTTCAACCGCTTCTGGCGGGCCGACCCGTCACGGGCGCGGCGCAGCGGCGGCACCGGGCTCGGACTGTCGATCTCCCGCGAGGACGCGCGGCTGCACGGCGGCTGGCTGCAGGCGTGGGGCGAGCCGCGCGCCGGCGCGCAGTTCCGGCTGACCGTCCCGCGTATCGCCGGGACCGTGCTCACCACCTCGCCACTGCCCCTCGAACCGCCGGACCGGCACGTCGTCCCGCCGCTGTCCCCGGCCCCCGGGGCCGAGACCGGCGAGGACCTCCAGCGCGCGGGGAGGGGGCCGGATGTCTGA